The stretch of DNA TCAGGATTGCGTTGGCTGTGAATCGAAACCAGGCATGTGTAACCACAACATTGAAAATGGTAATCAGCGAATAGCCAAAAGATAGGGTTGTTGacaccacatgggcatgtggccgccgtgtggtaggccgtgtgacagaacacgagcgtgtgatcgaCACGACAAGCCATGTGTGATACACAAGCCAAACCAAATTGGGCCATGTAGGCTACACAGGCATGTGAGATTTTTGGgttaggccgtgtgatccacacggccaaggccattctgggtcgtgtggaccacacgggcgtgtgggtccaCACGAGCCaacaacatgggcgtgtgatcccaTCTCCACTATTTTGTTGCTAATGTttcacgggtcgcccgagacgactgtgaacgtactgtagggtcagtaagcttacctagactCTTAATTGACTAAAATGACTGTATAactgatatatatatttagatgttatcgagcatgatgatatttaatgaattgatattgtatgcaTTGTTGCTATGATATAGCATGTCATTACtatatattgcattgcattgggttggggttgGCATTGTtcgaaggaagtgtactgaaaggcctcaaGCCCAATTTACTGGCAACTCAGCTGTAAACCACTGTTTAGTGCCACATTcagtactttttggagtgtagggatgggtgggttgattatattcccACAAGGAGTTTatggttggacggagatggtgtgtagaggctggttgggtaagaTTTTGTGACTATATATCTGTTATTGTATTGATTAATGATACTGTAATGGGCAAGGCCCTAATGCATGACTACTTCTGTACTAAAttaggctaaggccctaactgaaactaaaTCTGGTACTACAAGGGCTTATGCCCAAACTTTGACTGCATTTTGTCTGCTTGCTCTATATGGGGATTACATACTAAGTTTTCTTAAACTCACCCTTCTCATTTATCTGTACAGTTAATCCCTAGGCTTGGGCGgatcggtgcggcggaggactcaaCGATGGCCACACAACCTTATTTGACTCTGTTTCGTACTTAAATGGtgattttaaatttcattcgagaattttattgtaaatatggcctctatggatttttcttaaatttgggatttttattagTTATGGGTTATAACTACTAGTTTTAggaaaactcaagtttttaaaaGAACCAAACGTCTTTACAAAATACTCACGAATATGCAaattgttttaaaagcttcctcGTAGAATAAACGTTTTGAAAGCTTTCGAATGATTAATTAACATGATATTAGAATTaataagtgataaaaaaattctaaacggaaaatgttttaagcaaatttaTGGTTTTTAAACACTGTAACATGTGACACTGTCAGATTCGGTTATAACGAtcaggtcgagtttggggtgtttcaAATTTGGTCTAATTACCTCTTAAAAACTCtaagttttgactcttttacaaattagtacttttttcaaaattaagggtatttaaaactcattttcataaattgatttaattttctacaAACCATAGTTAAAAACATTACTGATAAATTATGTTGCAAAATTtcgaacactctaaggctaaaatccTTAAAGTACCCCTAAAACTCTTAGTCCCTATTTGAGGTGTTACACAGGCGACAAAGTTAGCTTCGACGAGTACCCTCAAAGCATGTTCCTATAGTGGGCAATGGGAAGGTAATCGATCACAAGCACCTCTCATTCTCGACATATTTTTTTATGAAGAAAGGAAAGGCAAAAGACAGAAAAATTAAAGCCTAAGACAAAGAGTTACTAAAATTTACCTTGAGAAAAAGCTTCGATTGATTCTAGTTTCAGAATTGTTAAGTGTGTGAGTTTTAGGGCTTCAAAAGACCCCATTTTAAAGAAGTCTCTTCCCCTATATTTTGACAGTTGAAATGATCGAGGGAAGCCAATGGTCGGATATATACGAGCGCAATCCACCCGTACACATGTCGAAGTTAACATCAGATGCCAGCAGACAATGCGTATTTTTCAAGTTGCattaaatgtaaaataatagCCCTAAGGAGCGCCACTTTGTAGCCCTTCTTAGACTCACTAAGGGGGGACTAGATTGTTGTACACCGATGATCACCAACCCGAAACCAAGATGATATTTGGGTTACCTACCCGCGACCTGGATAGGCTCCACCAGGTGGGCATGAGCAAGGCAAACAACGAGAGGACAATAGGGGTAGCTCGTCCTATCAGCTCTCGCGAGCCAAGGAGAGTTCGCGATCTCAGTTCTCCTAAGGAGCTCGGGTGTAAAGGACCGCGAAATTTGGCAGGCGACCCAGAACGATACACGTGTTCGGCATGCCCAAAGTACACTCAGAGTGTCAGTCCTATGAATAGTGGGGTCAAGTCCATATATAGTGGAGTCAAATCATGAACAGTGATGATATGTATAAATACTTGAATGTTGCCTTTAATGGGACACGAGATAAAAATTGTTCAACAgagttaaatataattttttaaagaagcataatattttttatttatattactttaatatgtaattaatttttttattatttaattataaaaataaaaatacataaataaaaaatgaaaaaagtataattgtattttaatttaaaatttgtttgatatataATATAGATTGAGTTTAAGAGATTTTTTTCAATGCTAGAGATAAATAAATGATATTTGGGTTAGTATTTGATATATTGACactatactttttttttcacatccttaaaaaatattatgtatctctttttttaaaatatttattttttaatatttattataccTTATAGGACACTTGTTAATCCCCTAATTATACTTGTGGAAACTAAAAACTCCATTGATTGTGTACCAAATAGAGAGGtatgtaaaaaaaaagtgaaCCGAAAAAATGAAGTGAACCGAACCAAAAAActgaattttttcaatttattccgttttcgatttaattatttttcatgttcattttaattggtttattcggtcaatttttagttttgatattttaaattgaataaaccTATTAAGGCCATAACCTATTCATATGCCATGCTCAATTTTAAACCTTAAACTCAAATACTTATCAAAATTTAATACTCTTAAAACCCAAACCCATTAAACCGAATatctattaatatttaaaatctaatttaataatttaattttttatgatgtttattttaacttttatcatttaatatttatataggtAGCAATAGTATATATCAAAGAAATGATATGTTGGCCATGtacgaaaataattttttttttttgagttcattaaatattgtttcatttaacttttaatatttttctaatgactttgaaataaaattaaaatttaaagtgatAAGATATAGTAAATTGAATAAGAAAACAATtatatgaaaagaaaattaaaagaaataaaattataagtaccttaattagattttttttaactaaaaaaaatcaaaaacgaaaaattaaatcaaaaattttcggtttaatttatttgactttgttCCCTAAgttaattcaatttattcaatttaaataattaatttaatttattcaattttcaaaataaaaaaaattcgaatcaACTAATGCGGAACCTAaactatcaaatattttctcaagtATATTTTACCCTAAGTCTGAATAGTTGAGTGTCTTttacctaaaataataataaatagtaaaaaaatcagatttacgcttatttaaaatttgtctcatgtgaaataaaataattactattttattttcattaaactaaagttttttttcttcaaattggaAAAAGCAAGCTTTGGAGTGAAACTGCATGGAAATATCCCAGTACTCTCAAGCTTCTATCCttctttcttttgaaaataaGGCTTCTATCTTTCATTAATTGCGGAAGACAGTGCAACATGTTGACATGTGCAAATGTCTAAACATTGGACGTGTTTGCTACCCCAGAAAGTAATggggaaaaaagggaaaaagttcAGTATCATTTCGGAAAATTAGTGGTTTATACATACAGCAATATTTCAATATTGAATCAAACATCatgtgatgaagatgaagaaataTCTTCTTTATTAGCCTCCTCAATGATCTCCTTCTGATCTGATAAGTAAGACACACAAGGGGTCGTCGTTGAAGAATTATCCTCAGAGTATGAACACGAAGAAGATGACGAAGAAGAAGTGTAGAAAGATAAAGGGGAAGAAGGAGAATTAGAGCTATTAGAACAAGAAGTAATACAATTATCAGTAGAAGAAATGGCAAGTTTTACAAGCAAATCAACGAAGGCAGCGACGATGTACCCATGGTTACCTTTGCCATTGGCTTTCAAATACCAACACAGAAGCTTTTCAAGACCTTCCCAATCTTTCAAACCCTGAGCTTCCACCATTTCTTCCATAGACTTGCTGAAATCAACAAACGGATCTCGAGACTCCATGGACAACACCACGCTCCCTTTAAAAGGTaacccatcatcatcatcatcatcatcactcgTGGGCTTTGTTACTTCAAGGATCGAACTACTCTCTCCAGGCTCGAAAAACAGTCTGTCGGACCTTAAACCTTTAACGACAGTCTCAACAGGATCACCTCCATATTCATCTCCACAGCCACAGGGTGGGGATTCAGAAGAGGTGGAGAACCCAGATTGGGGTGTTGTTGCACTTACCTCTGCTCTGAAAGAGAGGGTTCTGGGCTGCTGCTGACAGGAAGGCCATGACCATGAGGACGCTGCTTGTACGCTGTTGTTGTTGGAGAGAAAAGGAagcttcatcttcttccccatgaGCTTACTTTAGATGATGAAGATGCAGTGTGTGTTGCAAGTGTAGAGTAGAAAATCTGATGTGAATTGAAATTTGTGGGAATTAATCGGTGAATCAGACTCAGATTTTAATTGAAGGAGTAAATAGGAGTTGATTTAAATCAAATTGAGTTGCAGAGAGAGGGGGGGGGGATTGGTGGGGTATTACTCTTTTTCCTTCgtctaataaatttattatatcagCTTTAATATTTATTGTGGCTTCAGTTCAACTCATTTATTACCATCTATAATTTAATGTTGTACATTGAATACATTAACACTAATAACTTTATATTTCAGTTTTgttaatatttttgtttgttcACTGCCACTTATTATAATTTACTGTTCATGTGCCATTTGAttcttttaaaaacattaaaattaattgttgaagaatttatatttaagcagaggtgattttttaaaaatattttatttatctttagaAGGTAAAGAAGAGCATCGTTTAGATTTTTTTCATCCTCATTCTCAAAGTACAATTTAGATAGATATTcgttcaaaaaatattttagacaGATATAACAGTggttaatttatatgtatatgcccATAAAAAACTAATTTGAGGAAATatgctaaaatttttgaaatttatcaatatattgtttttggaggaagaaaagaaaacacgACTTATAAGGTACGTTTTCAATCACGTCAGTTGAAAATACGTTTTacaatatgtatttttattaaaattaataattagttTTGTTGGTTAGATGGCTAAATGTTAATGTTTTTGTACTTGAGTCCCGGGTTCAATTTCTCTCCtactcaaatttatattttttatttcatattgttctaaactttttatgctttttaattaatatttttgataCATTAATTCTTTTAGTTTGATGGTTCAATAATTGTGATTTCATCTTTAAGTCTCAAGTTTGATTCTTCTTATAAagattttaatatgtatttttttatttcatgttgtttcaaacttttttaattaatgtttataattaataaatatattgttttcaagttttttatttttaattaataactcttttatttataaaatcaaataataaatatgtaattttttttaaaagcatcaactaattttttagatatatttttctttaaatataatatttatatgtcaaatatttattttcttaacctATATTGTGGGGGTATggttatttctaatattataaaaccaaataattatttaaaatataattatttttttaaatttctaatatatttcaaatattattgtttttcatctacattgtgggtatgatatttcaaatatttttttatgtgaaatatttcaaatacacatacaaaaatatataatatgtaaatttactacactcatgatatggattgaaaaatagATATTACAGATATAAAaactatatttactaaaaataatgatatttacaataatgatttaattttataaataaaaaagag from Gossypium hirsutum isolate 1008001.06 chromosome D04, Gossypium_hirsutum_v2.1, whole genome shotgun sequence encodes:
- the LOC107899425 gene encoding transcription repressor OFP15; translation: MGKKMKLPFLSNNNSVQAASSWSWPSCQQQPRTLSFRAEVSATTPQSGFSTSSESPPCGCGDEYGGDPVETVVKGLRSDRLFFEPGESSSILEVTKPTSDDDDDDDGLPFKGSVVLSMESRDPFVDFSKSMEEMVEAQGLKDWEGLEKLLCWYLKANGKGNHGYIVAAFVDLLVKLAISSTDNCITSCSNSSNSPSSPLSFYTSSSSSSSCSYSEDNSSTTTPCVSYLSDQKEIIEEANKEDISSSSSHDV